The Mycobacterium seoulense genomic interval CGGCCGAACGGGTGCTCGCGCACGCCACCAGCGGACCCGCGTTGCAACAGAACCTGGTCGCGGTCATGGAAGGAAAGAACTGATGGCCGGTGCAGGACCCAACCTCGCCGCGGTACTTGGTACCGGACAAACGAAGTACGTCGCGAAGCGACAAGACGTCTCGATGAACGGCCTGGTCCGCGAGGCGATCGACCGCGCACTGGCGGATTCCGGTTGCACCTTCGACGACATCGACGCCGTCGTCGTCGGCAAGGCGCCCGACTTCTTCGAGGGCGTGATGATGCCGGAGCTGTTCATGGCAGACGCCGTGGGGGCCACCGGCAAACCGCTGATCCGGGTGCACACCGCGGGTTCCGTCGGCGGGTCCACCGGGGTGGTGGCCGCCAGTCTGGTCCAGTCCGGCAAGTACCGGCGCGTGCTGGCGATGGCCTGGGAGAAGCAGTCGGAGTCGAATGCCATGTGGGCGTTGTCGATTCCGATTCCCTTCATCAAGCCGGTGGGAGCGGGCGCGGGCGGGTATTTCGCGCCCCACGTGCGGTCCTACATCCGCCGGTCGGGCGCACCGTTGAATATCGGTGCCATCGTCGCCGTCAAGGACCGGCTCAACGGGGCGCGCAATCCGTTGGCCCATCTGCATCAGCCGGACATCACCGTCGAGAAGGTGATGGAGTCCCCGATGCTGTGGGACCCGATCCGCTACGACGAGACCTGCCCGTCGTCTGACGGTGCCGCCGCTGTCGTGATCGGCAACGAGGAGGCCGCCGAAGCCCGCCTGGCGCACGGGGAACCGGTCGCGTGGATCCACGCGACCGCACTGCGCACCGAGCCGCTGCAGTTCTCCGGCCGCGACCAGGTCAGCCCGCAGGCCGGGCGCGACGCGGCCGCCGCCCTGTGGAAGGCGGCCGGCATCACGAGCCCGATCGACGAGATCGACGCCGCGGAGATCTACGTGCCGTTCTCATGGTTCGAGCCGATGTGGTTGGAAAACCTCGGGTTTGCGCCCGAGGGCGAGGGCTGGAAGCTTACCGAAGCCGGCGAGACGGCGATCGGCGGGCGGCTGCCGGTCAATCCGTCGGGCGGTGTGCTGTCGTCGAACCCGATCGGCGCCTCCGGCCTGATTCGGTTCGCCGAGGCGGCGATCCAGGTGATGGGCAAAGGCGGGGATCACCAAGTCCCCAACGCCCGCAAGGCGTTGGGGCACGCCTACGGTGGCGGCTCGCAGTACTACTCCATGTGGGTGGTCGGGGCGGACAAGCCCACACCGGAAAAAGTCGGCGCGTGAGCGAGCACCCAGCGCACGAGGCCGGCCGGCGGTCGCGCGAGGCGGTCATCGCCAGGGACAAAGAGGCGTGGCTGGCGGTGTTCGCCGACGATGCCATCGTGGAGGACCCGATCGGGCCGTCGGCCTTCGACCCGGAGGGCAGGGGCCACCGGGGCCGCGACGCGATCTCGGCCTTCTGGGACAAGGCCATCGCCCCCACCACCAAAATCGAGTTCG includes:
- a CDS encoding nuclear transport factor 2 family protein, with translation MSEHPAHEAGRRSREAVIARDKEAWLAVFADDAIVEDPIGPSAFDPEGRGHRGRDAISAFWDKAIAPTTKIEFVFRDTYQCGNEEANVGHILITHGEYQVTAEGVFTYKANDEGKMTALRAYWEMDRAAASARKV
- a CDS encoding thiolase domain-containing protein, which encodes MAGAGPNLAAVLGTGQTKYVAKRQDVSMNGLVREAIDRALADSGCTFDDIDAVVVGKAPDFFEGVMMPELFMADAVGATGKPLIRVHTAGSVGGSTGVVAASLVQSGKYRRVLAMAWEKQSESNAMWALSIPIPFIKPVGAGAGGYFAPHVRSYIRRSGAPLNIGAIVAVKDRLNGARNPLAHLHQPDITVEKVMESPMLWDPIRYDETCPSSDGAAAVVIGNEEAAEARLAHGEPVAWIHATALRTEPLQFSGRDQVSPQAGRDAAAALWKAAGITSPIDEIDAAEIYVPFSWFEPMWLENLGFAPEGEGWKLTEAGETAIGGRLPVNPSGGVLSSNPIGASGLIRFAEAAIQVMGKGGDHQVPNARKALGHAYGGGSQYYSMWVVGADKPTPEKVGA